The region tgatatatctccaacaagcttccaacccaatcgagcttccgataatcatttaaatgcatcaaataattatacatattaccaataataattcgattccaataataaaacacacacacacacacacacacatatataatattcattaccaaatagcattcacttcaattaaaattatatagaatatagctcatacgagctaaccggactaaattacagaaataccaaaatttagggacattttagaaattttctatttttctcatatttccaCCCAATATTGTTCTAAATTTCATCCAATCTTGTAATTTAGATAAATaaccaatccatttcatgcaatttggtcactttttgacatttttacaaatttacccttaaagtttcacatttgttcaatttagtccctgaacctaaaacatgtaaattggtcatttttaatgaaaactcatgctagttaaaTAACCATATATTTCCTActcctcctctctattccacatccttaatgtatataacatgcttataggtaacattatctataatttcaccatttacttatatatattcattcaaagctgtccacttgagtcgtagtcactaaattatttatatcttgagatacagaactctaaattaagatccataaattttatctgaaactagactcacatatgttcttaccataaaattttcagaatttttgtcttagccaataagtacagtttattctttaaagtcatccctattctgctgtctaacagttccgacccttcttcactaaaaattaattatctcctcgtacagaattctaatgatgtttccgtttgtttctattgaaaatagacccattaaggatttaaacatataaatttaagcttctaattatttttctccaattttttatgattttccaaagtcagtacaggggaacccgaaatcatactgaccttgtctcacaaaatttattatatctcatgatttacaattctattgcttacaccgtttcttctataagaaactagactcaataatatttaatttcatattttattcatcctataattcgatttttacaatttatggttatttttcaaagttaacctactgctgctgtccaaaactgttttagtacaaaatattgattactaagtttataacactcttattttccttctctacactatttctcatcactttctcttattttctcttcactgacatatcaagaacataaaacattatataataaaaccctacattaacatcaatttcatactttttcaataatatcaaactcaaaaatatattgaaatcttgatgctcttaccttgctcaattgatttcatctttaacttgattttctctctcctccagcctctatttattgaatctaacttgatattctagctccccatagtctccttgttatctttctctcttgatggataaggaaattcttttgatttttaggtgaaaatggtaattttttttgaaggaatgaccaaattgtaaagaaagcaaaactttctttctttctctcttctcctcacGTTGGATGCATAGAAGATGATGGGTTGGTTggttttttttcatctttctttccatatatatatatactaaacaataaaacaataaaataataaattattttttaaaaatcaaattaaaatagtaataaactaatatttatttatttatttaatctaaaatatctccaacatcatcattatcttctagatttctctctcttctaaatgaccattttgccctttatgatcttttaaaatttcatcattgagtcatcacttaatttggtaaaattacgatttagtccctcaaaattcttcacctttttcaatttggtcctaatccatccatttttcttagtttctagatcattccacccttaaaatatttacacctttggtccttcaacctttttttatttacactttaacccctcaaattttgaatatttactcttgacccacaaaacttttctcacttctgcgatttaatcctttcttgaattaatatgtcataatatacttcccaatgttgacataactcaatattaccctttttatcactttatttccttattttactataccaaggataatatcttacggtagaaattttcaaaatattacatttgtggtcccaaaaccactgttccgactaggcccaatttCAGGCTGTTACAAGCTATCATGGAAATGAATAGAATCTTGAAATTGTTAGTGCGGAACTTCGGTGAAGAAAATTTCGAGCACACGAACGGAACACGAACAACAACTCGAAACAAGGCTCTAATgtgtgtatcaagccactatctttaaggttttATTTGCTCCCACCTATActcggtgtgcaaatgagtttcaAGCAAATGAACATCGATGATACAATGAAGCTCGGTGACTATTTGAGTCTTGCACTAATGAAAATAGTCCACTAAGCACAATGCAGAGTATAATaagaaaatcaatttctataaagaatttctgcagtaattctttatagaacaatttaataattatagaAGATGGAGAAAGAATAGGAAGAACCTTCTGAGAATTTTTTGGTATATATTCCAAATGAAATGCGACTCCTATTTATAGGAActctcatgtctcttcatagaggcATAACTTCAAATAAATGACTTTTTTGAATAACCACATCTTTAAAAGAGACATAAATATTCAACTAAAATATCatagttataattctttgtaaaaaatcaagtgatataactCTTGATCAATAACTAAAAGGCATTATACCCTTTCATTTATAATTAtcggaacactataaatatttgaaaatattccaatatgatatattattaattaatagcATTGTGAATCTATAAAATCATTGaatataattagataaattaaaaataacaaaaatccaagtttttaattaaatattttaagtaaatatttgaaaattatttttacttttttttcattactttttaaaatgttattttatcctctcaatattttaaaaatcaatagatttttattataatttagattACCtctaatttaattagtaaatgtgttttttaattataaaaatataaaagcacGTAAAACCACGTGCAATGCACGCGATATTGGAACTAGTGCATATATCAAATTACGAGTTTGGAAAAAATTGAACTGACaaaaatatcattaatttttcattatattattaaattcacatttaaaaatagttataatatttaatttagaattattagttaaaaattgaaataaaatagaagtgataactatacatttaaaaatttaatagttgtggtaattacacatttaaaataattatgatttaaattacaattattgaTTAAAAAAGTTGCGCTATTTTTagaatagagttattacttaatacaactttaagcataaaatatagtGGAAAAAAAGTTGCGAtacttataattataattatagctTACCAAAAATTTTGATCTTAACAAAATTTGTGctgattttatcattttattaaaagttggttaattttattgatgcaaaatagagttattatttgaatagaatTATGAGCATATTAACTATGACTTAATTGAtattatagttaattaattattattgtgaATAATGCTACTTtgcatttttaattattatttgaaaatttttattataatatctgaaataattaattaattatataaaataatttaaataagaaatattaatttattctaaCCAGTGAAATTAAAActatagtattttaaaaaattaattaaatattaaaggtGTAAAATCATTTGCAAGTCACATAATTAATCAAAAAGCTccgtattaatttttaaaaaatcagatGAAAAGATTGGCAAATCTTGATATATGTGTGAAAGATGGGCAATGAAGATTTAGCGTAGCACCCTTGGATTCGATTTGAAAGTTGGAGTACAGGCTTCTTATTTCGTGTCAAATGGCAAATGCCACACCTAAAGCATTCAAGATTTTTAACCACTCAATACTTATGGCGATGATTTCCAATAATAACTTTATTTCCACGTATTATAAACataattttcttttgataaaGTGGGTGATTCAGCAGTTTGTTAGCTAAAAATGCTTTTAGTTTTACACGTACAACTAGAAAAAAGCAAAGCTTTAGAGCTCATAAATAGAAAGGCTTTAACATTTATTAGTTGAAGTATTCAATGATTTGAATACAAGGTACCAAAATGTGAAGAGAAAGAAAGATTATTGCTTCCGGATaggaaatttaaataaaaaaattaacgtgTAAAGCCCCCAATAAGTAAGGGAAGATCATGTGCAGTTAATTGGGGAGATTATTCATATCAGGTCTTTTGCAAAGGGAAGAAAAATGGTAAAGGTTTGGTGAGAATTTGATGAATCATTATTTGTCTAGGTATATGAAGAAGAGATGGAGAAGATAAATATGAAAATGGTGTTGAAAAACATTAGCTGAAAAGGCTAGTACAAATAGTAAATAATAGAAACAAAAGGACCTGATGATGATGATAAGGGGGAGGGTTTAACGCTGCATTGCTCAGTGCTGGCCGCTGCAGTTGGGGCTGGCTGCTATTTCGtaccatttttttttttgatgcCATCTCTCTCCCAAAGTCCCGTAAGGCCGTAACCCtcactttgttttttctttttttcctgaaGTGACCTAAAACGCCTTCCAACGatctataattaattaataataatacctCAGCAACCTTGTTTATTGCAAGTAATGGGCttgtttattatgtttttattcaGATTGTGGTTTGGTCCATTTTGAGAATGAATTTCAGTGCTTAACGGCATAGTAGGCAGacaaaaattcttttcttttttatcatcaaTGATAGCAAAATCACTATTTAGTTGAGCTAATCCCGGTGGTTGAAGGAAATGCATATTTAGATTTGTGAAACCACTGTTGAGAACTGTGAAATTTGCAGAGACCCCATCAAAGTCTTTTATTGTGTTGTAagggtgaatatatatatatgtatcagcAGCCTATGACTGCATGACCAAGGGGTTCATGCATGTATCTAAATTCcataaaaacaaattattttttgAGGGGGAGGGGGGTCACTTTCTAAACCCCAATACCACTTGCAACTTTTCTTTCACCGTTTTCCACCGAGAACTGAGAAAAAGTTGGGTGTTTCTGGTCTTGTCATTTTGCACTTAGCAcaggaagagagagagagagagagagtgtgtgtgtgtgtgtggcagGAAGGAACTCAACCATTCACAAAGAACCAAATGGTtaggtttttagggttttgggGACATGGGTTTTTAGTAATCAGCAAttagaataagaaagaaaaagtgGTCAAACTCTAATATGGGTCCATGAATTATATGTAAGATGCAAATTTTAGTCATTATatcttttcaattttgaaatttagttaggATTTAAATAGtaatggttaaatttattaagttaaattttgttattagttttgTATTGTACATAAGTTGTAGATTTaatagttatttttaatatttatatttttcaaattttaaaatatcaaatacaaACTTAAATGATAGtcgttaaatttattaatgtagCTATCATGTAGCTATTATGTGAAACTAACAACTTCACATAATATTATGtatgtaataatatatttatcgtataaaatttcgaaaaaattcacgactaaattttaaataaataaattaaagtacaAAGGTTAAATTCGTATAAGCAGTAATAGCAATATTtgacaaataaaaagaaaaactggCGTCCCATTTTGATGTATTATCAGTTTATCACTATTCTATTACTTATGGTTTCAATGTCCAGCCTTTCATTCATTCTAGTCCTGGCGTCCCATTTTCCAAGCCCCGCctgtaattaaaatattcatttcttTTGTAATCTTTGTTTTACACTATAGTAGACTACATTGAcgtaccaaaaatatatatatatagaaaaaagaCAGTGCACCTCTTTAAATGAGGCCAACCCACCCCCCAGTAGCAGCAGCAGTTTGCCAGACGCCGTTTCTCTTTTCTTGcaccctctctctctctctctctctctctttttctgcAATAATGGTGAGTCCACCATTTTCTTCATAAGTCCCTCTCTTCTTCAAAATTCAAACCCAAGAAAACCATGGTAACTgtttcctttcctttccatttttaatttttcaattcttGGGTTCATCTCACTTAAGCTAAttcaattagggttttttttttgcttttgtttttgcaGCTGTTTTCTTCACATCTACCTCGTTGGCTTCAAGTTCTTCTTACTGAGAAATTCTTCAACGCTTGCATAATTCATGAAGATGCCAAGAAAAACGAGAAGAATATATATTGCTTGGACTGTTGTATCAGTATTTGCCCTAACTGCTTATCCCCTCACAGCTCTCACCGCCTCTTACAGGTTCCAACATCtttcaattttcttcttcttcttccttccaatTCTTCATGAAAGCATGGTTTCATGTTTTTTGCAGATAAGAAGGTATGTCTATCATGATGTTATAAGGCTGGATGATGCAACCAGATTAATGGACTGTGCTTTTGTCCAAGTAAGTCATAATTCAGACATTCAAAAAGCATATTCTTTTgaaaaccctttttcttttttttttttttggttaattgaATTACCCCTTCACTTTTTTTCTATGCATGCTTAGATATTCATGAAACTGTTGATTTATTCCTAATGAAAAAACGAAGCCTTTGCTAGGAAATTCGAGTCATGTAATCATTTCATTTGAGCATTGGTTATCATCCATCTTACTGTATACTTAACCAACTGATAAAATAACATTGAAATTtccagaagaaaaaaaaaagtgtctgAATTATGAAAGAATATTTCGTTATTGTTCAATGATACTCACTGCTTctccatttttatatttagtcataCATAACAAATAGCGCAAAAGTGATATTTATAAACCAAAGGCCACAAACAAGATATTCATGAAACTGTTGATTTATTCCTAATGAAAAAACGAAGCCTTTGCTAGGAAATTCGAGTCATGTAATCATTTCATTTGAGCATTGGTTATCATCCATCTTACTGTATACTTAACCAACTGATAAAATAACATTGAAATTtccagaagaaaaaaaaaagtgtctgAATTATGAAAGAATATTTCGTTATTGTTCAATGATACTCACTGCTTctccatttttatatttagtcataCATAACAAATAGCGCAAAAGTGATATTTATAAACCAAAGGCCACAAACAAGACAGTTCAGAGGCTCCGGCAACTTCTGCAATACCTGCGACAGAAGCCTGCAAGACCCTTATCTCTTTTGCTCTCTCTCCTGCAAggttccattttttttcttcttttttaatcgTATAATTCCATAAACACCATCTCTCAACACCATAAAAAAAAACCTTCTTTTCCAAGCAGGTTAATGATCTGTTAAGAACAGAAGATGGGGTTTCAAAGTTCCTGTTCGAGTGCAATTTCTTACCTTTACCAGAAGCGGGTTCGGAGGATTATGGTTTGGTGACACCGGACTCAGTCCTTGAACCATCTGGTTCGACCGGGTCTGGTGGGTACGGGGAAGTGTCACTCACATCCACTGCTACGACGGAAATTGTGAGAAAGAAGAGGAGTAGCTTAAAAGCATGTCGACCGACATGCCCTCCGACAGTATCCGAAGTTTCGGGAAGTTTGATGAACCGGAGAAAGAAAACTCCCCAACGAGCTCCACTCTATTGAATTTGTTCGCCTAAGGAAATGAAAGCATAGAAAGATAGAGAGAGAGGTAAGGGAGATTGGGACATTGttggtattttaaaatttcatttaaaaagtCAAGTTACATACGAAAAATGATTGCCCCAAATCCCATTTTGATCATGTAAAACTCTCCTCTCCTATtgcaatttattattttttctcccTTTTACAtagttatattatattattgtgAGTAATACTTGTATTATTCCGTTATTACCCTTTTTCTGCTCTACATTTTATTTTAGGTGGAGATAATTAAGGAAGATTAGTAAGTGATATGTGTAAATTACAAATCCAGAACTGTCTCTTTCTGGTTCTTTTTCATGGCTTTATCTTTTTGGTTTCCTTGGACAGAATAGGGTCATTTGCTATTCTTTACTGTTTCCCATCCCCAATGTCTTGACTTGACTAGTCTAATATACTAATTTTGCTTGGAACTTGATATACATTAATTTAGTGATTAATAATATATACTTTATTTAGGGTATCTTCTtttcattaatatatttatagAATTATTAGGCTTGCTACTTTGAGATATGTGTAGACCACTCCCTCTACAGTTTCTTCTGCTTAAAAAGAGAAGAGATATACTGTTTTTACTtgattcttttcctttttaattattgGGGTTACAGATAAAAGGATAGCTTTTCATAAAATTTTCCAGGAAAAACTCAAGCTTTTTACAGTGCAATAGTGTATTACCCACCTTAGTCGCTTTTTAGTTCAATAGTCATTTCCATTGTGTCAAACTTTTCCTTTTTCCTATCCCTCTTTTCTAAAAAGGTAGCTAAAAAAACAGGTTTTTGTTTCTGGCTCTTCCCATTCAAGATCTACGGCTAGATTGTTGACAAATTTCTCATCCACATAGCAGCAATGTTTTGCCATGCAAATAAGTTTAGCAAAAATATGAAATGCGACATCATTGTTTCAGACTTTAAATTTAATCGGGACTTCTGTAGACCAAAAAGAACATATAATGAGACAAGTACTTGGGCAGGCAATAAGAATGGTGAGGTAGGTGTCAAGCATGTTCCTCCTGCAATGTTTTCTACAAATTCCAATGGACCCTTCAATAATGTTGCAAGTTATCCATACTTCTCTAATTTTAGCCATTTTCAAAATAGAAAAGAATGAACAGAAGAGACAGTAATGGCCATTATTTGGTTCTCTTTCCTAAAAATGTTACACCTTAATCCATTTCTTtacacaatatataaataatgactaggacaaaaaaagaaaaattttgaaggttCATGAGGATGTTGGGAAAAATGTCGTTGAGAAATGAAGGGTGTATAGTGTAGTAGATAGGAGGGCTTTATTTGGTCACCTGAAGCAAGGACAAGTGTTTGGCATTTATTGATCCTCCCCAGCTGTGGGTTTCCGCCACGTATGAGGATGTGTATTGGCTCTTTGTCATTATCTGCACCCTGCAAATTAATACACAAGTTATATAGCTTTTATCAGAACAAGCTTTGAATTTTGAAGCATGCATTGACGACCTTTGTATTTAAAGAAGCAAATAAAAATCATAGTGTTTCAATTCCTTGGCTTTTGTATAGCATAAATAAAATGGTCCCCAAAATGGCTACCATTCTTGCTTGCTCTAGCTTTTGCTTGCACAAGTGATACAGTTCATCACCATCAATCTCATGTTTGTAGCAAAATTTATGTGCTGCTTCTTCTCTGCCTTGTATTGTAAATGCCATTGCTTGGCGTTGTTGATTGTTCAAAATCTCTGACAGGAAAAGGAATGAAGAGAGGGAATCGATTTTCTTTTCCTTCACACAATCTAAAAATGGGTCCAGAAGTTACAGTAAGGTTGCCTTCGCATCGGCTGCCGTGTATTCACTATGGACCAAAGTAGGATAAAATGGattattatttcacaatttctctcAAGACACCCTTTTCCTTTaccttttgtttttcaaaaataaaaaataaaaatcactgTTATTGTATAACCTAATTGTATAAGGCCTGGTCAGCTCCTACCCACTGTGTCTCCCTCTGCTTGCCTCAAGTGGCTAACCTGCACACTCACAAACCAAATCTGTGTACATACTTGTTTATCAGTTGTTGATGGATCTTGAAACCTTGGGCTTGATCCCCATGGTTCACTCTTTACCCTTATTATGGGATGGCACTTCCTGCATGGCAACTGAAGATCCCCTCAATATGCTGCAAAGTTATTAGTATTTAGTACCCCCATCAACGGTCAAATTTGGTGTTGCTTTAAAATCTCATCCATTGTTTGTTGGCCACTACAAGcgtttaaaattttgagttaaagggcacatattatatatgtacattttatGGACAAGTACCGAGTGGAAGAAACTGCTTGCCACATCCTGACAACATGAAATGACCTGCTACCCATACAAAGAGTCAGACAACCATGACAATGATATACATAGAATAGAGAGCACCAGTGGGGAGAAATACCATATGTATCAGAAAAAAGTTATGGAGAATATTGGGAGCTAGGTTAGACTAAAACAATGCATGCAATTGCTGCGGTGCAAACTGATGTGTTTTAATGATCCCTGTTATGGAACTGAAACCCATCTTTTGCCTTGAGCTTCCCATTGCATTTCTAGATGACACACACATCCCTCCCAGCTGCTACCTCAATTTGCCAAGAAATTTACTAAACCACTTAAAAACTAACCCCCCTcccttccaaaaaaaaaaaaaaacaaaagaatcccAAGAAAAATGTTACCCTCTTTATCTGCTTTGCATATCAAATTGTGGGTCCCGGATGGCTTCAGGTAGATTTAGCTGATACAAAGAAGATGACATTGCATCTTAACCCTGAACAAAAGCAACATCCTCACGCTATATCACATGTGAAAATATCTTAAAGTTTGATGTACAGAGTTCTTAATACGTTCAAATTTGAACCATATTCGTAGCTATATAGTCTTTATAAATTCTACTGCTATTAACAGTGGGTTCTAGATAGCTTCTATTCATCCAGTTTCATATGCTAGTCCGGGACACTAGAAATACAAGATGCAATTCAACATTCATTAACCAAAGGCAGTTCAGTGAGGTTTCAGAAGAATGATGAAACGGTAATGTGCATTTCGAGTCTCACTAATGCCACCGAGGTGATAAGTCTCGGAAAAATTTAAATATTCCCCAAAAAATAAATCCCACATTCTTTATGAAAATCTTGAGACTCTTGTTTATAATTCATCATATTTCATTGAACTAATATAAAATGATTTGAGAGGGAGGTTGCCTGAACTAGGCTTAAAAGATTAATATGATGTTGTCTGCAATAAATCACCATGTTTAGCCCTTTTGTttctggattttttttttgattagGCACAATTTGGCgaataaaaaactttaaacat is a window of Gossypium hirsutum isolate 1008001.06 chromosome D08, Gossypium_hirsutum_v2.1, whole genome shotgun sequence DNA encoding:
- the LOC107900837 gene encoding protein RGF1 INDUCIBLE TRANSCRIPTION FACTOR 1, with the protein product MLFSSHLPRWLQVLLTEKFFNACIIHEDAKKNEKNIYCLDCCISICPNCLSPHSSHRLLQIRRYVYHDVIRLDDATRLMDCAFVQSYITNSAKVIFINQRPQTRQFRGSGNFCNTCDRSLQDPYLFCSLSCKVNDLLRTEDGVSKFLFECNFLPLPEAGSEDYGLVTPDSVLEPSGSTGSGGYGEVSLTSTATTEIVRKKRSSLKACRPTCPPTVSEVSGSLMNRRKKTPQRAPLY